The Thalassophryne amazonica chromosome 20, fThaAma1.1, whole genome shotgun sequence sequence tcactaatgctgtttctgtactatgatgaattctaaaacctgactgaaactcttcaaatagaccattgacCACTTTACCATGAAAAGATTTTCAAAACTGCAACCTGGTTGGATGAAAGGTGTGATTTTTATGGCGTAGCCGAATTAAAAACAAGTTGGCCTTAAATGAATGAAAATACACGTCTCCTTTGCAACCACACTGTCATCCTTGTTTGCAAGCTTTCATACGACTGCTCTGTTACAGTGAATAGACACATGGTGAGTGGATGAATAGATAGAAACAGTTTTGTAGTGAAAGGCATCAGAAGGCCTATTCATACCCTGCACACTCTGcacaacacaatataaatgtacaagtaaatatacagtactgtgcaaaggtttaagcacatttagtgcattcacaaaaacattaaaaagtgGGAAAACCTGGGGGGGGTATATAAGTCATAGCAGAATATAAGTCGCAtcaccacaaaagtattttaagaaaaatgtgacttaaagtatgagtaattgtgttttccaatcattttaattgtgtaagatcatttgcagctgtttgtgtggtattctattGGCCAGTAGACTTACAGAGAAATTATATATAGAAAAAATATAGCTCgtatattcacttttgttgggaCTGATGTTGCCCTGACATGCCTGTAAAAAAAAGGGGTGTGAGTGTGGGGGGGTATCAAATGCTACTTTTATTATAATATAAAACTTTTGTATAGTTCTGTTtgtatgtctgtaatggtgtttttgaataTGCATGACTTCATCACATGATTTCTGTGTGACCTTAGTTGATTTCCACATATTTTTCTGCTCAGTGCTCGTTTTACATCATGCATCCACATCTCTTTCTTCTTAAGATACaccaaaaaaaagtgttttttttttttttttggttttttttttggaggacaTTTTCCTTGACATTTTCCTGTTATTGGTGTTTAACCAAACTACCCCAAAATCtagtcacctctagatatctagcagcataatattcccaccaagtgtgAAGGAAATAAGTCGTTTTtgatttatcttgtccacagatacACATGCCTCTGAAAACATACAGTGTGTCAGTGACTCCACACCTCACAGCAGTGGCGGCTGCCACATGGGGGGGCGCTCGGGTGCTGCCTTCCCAGATGTGGAAgggaaaaattatatatatatattttttttaaaagtattatcaatgtcagttctACATATatgcctacatgtaatctgaattattaaaacatttCCACAAACTGACTCAACAGTGCATTTCTACCGATAGAATGTATCATTTGTCTTCTTGGGCGCTCACTCAAAgagccccttgaagtgcagcaaaatgaacaattgtgtgtggttgctaaggaaaaataGACCAGGGCCACTGCTGCTTTTTACAGtattaaaaaacaacacaaacacacacatacaactcGAAATGGCAAATTTAAAGAAAAATGACCAATCtgcatttttctctgtttgaTAGAGTAATTATACATTGTGACCGTATTTATGTAGAACAGTTAATGTCACTCTTTACAGAAGCACATGAATGCATCGTGAGGTTGCCTTTTTTTAGACCTCTTCTTGCATAACACACTGTTTTGACAAAGTacaaataaatggaaataaaaaggAGACTTAACGTCCCTGCTGagcttgttttttttgtaattttgttctcAGGCTGAATTTCCCTCGTGGCTTCCCTGATGAATACTCCTTCATGGCGACCTTCCGTATGATCAAGAACACAGTGAATAAGGTGTGGAACCTTTGGCAAATAGTGGATGAAGATGGTCACAAACAAGCTGGGGTGAGGCTGAACGGGGATCAGCAGGCTCTGGAATACTTCCTGATGGGCGACGATGGGAACCTGCAGACCGTCACCTTCCCGGGCCTGTCCGTGCTCTTCAACACCAAGTGGCACAAAGTGATGATCGGAGTGGAACGCGACCAGGTCACCCTGTATGTGGATTGCCAGCCGGTAGATCGGAAACCCATCAAGGGCAAAGGCCCGGTCAACACAGAGGGTGATACTCTTATTGGCAGGCTGGAAGCTGATCCTGAAACCTCTGTTGTGGTGAGAACTGCCCACTGCATTTAACAATGTTCACTGACTCTCCTTAGAAGCTGCATCAATGAAACATTAAGGTTTATACGTGTTGAGCTGTGCTGGAATTCTTAAGTGATGCTGCCACAGCACAGCTGCTCAGCTGTGTTCCACTGGAACTATTAGAGGAAGTTAATCCCTGCAGAAAACTACATTGTTGCATTGTGCTCAGCAATTAAAAACCACTGGAACAAAGCATTTACAGGTTGTTGCTGTGCGAGTGAATGTATCGTTtgtgtgctttcagtttgaactCCAGTGGATGTTGATCCACTGCGACCCAAAGAGAGCCCAAAGAGAGAGCTGCAGTGAGCTGTCGGCCTCTGAGGTACAGTGACACACATCTTTTTGGGTTCATGCAGGTTAATATGGCTTTTTGCAAGATCTTGTGCAGAAATGCTGCCCAACAgttctgtgtttggactgtggttTTAGGTGTACAAATATTTCTTGGAGGCAAAAGTGCTGagaagcagacatgaaatctcagTGTGCTGATCCAAATTACTCTACAGTTTTAGTTTGTTAACCCTCTGTGTACTTTCAGTAATTCCCTGTTTAAGATGCTTTCTTTTGGTATAATGtctaggtgtgccatatcaaaatgttcagaacaatgtcAGTTTCCTGAGCATGTGACACATACTCGTCTGAAACATTCAGACCTGATGcttgctagatagatagatagatagatagatagatagatagatagatagatagatagatagatagatagatagatagatagatagatagatagatagatagatagatagatagatagatagatagatagatagatagatagatagatagatagatagatagatagatagatagatagatagatagatagatagatagatagatagatagatagatagatagatagatagtattAATTCCAGTGATTAGTAAAATTTAGCCTTGCCTGATGCACATTTGGTACATCTGCACTAACTGCTATTGCTAGAGTTTGAAGAAAGACCCAGCATAGTGTCTTCTGTGCAAGACTTTTACAATTTCATAAAAAGAAATACGTATTTATTCATACTTATTGCATTCATAGTTGTTACAGTTATAAACCACAGCAGCTCAGACTATTAGGAGACAAGACTTTTGTTTCTGTGGCACTTTCAAAAACAAAATATTACAAAGTGCTTACATAATTAAATACAAAAGACTAACATTAAATACAGCTTAAATTATAAACTTTAAAGCTTTACATACTATAAGCATACTTTATTATTACAATCCATAAAAGGAATAAAACAGATTAATACAGCAATTTCATAACAACCTGTATGtaagagcaaaaaaaaatgtgttctAAGTCTTAATTAAAAATAGTCAAATGCAAGTGATCGTATAATCTCAACAGGTcaataattacaaaaaacaagcaaaatgcCCATATAGCCTTCTAacttctttttcaccttaggAACACCTCAAACTGCAAGATAAGAGTGCCAAAAATGGAGAAGCATATAATGTGGCACAAGTTATGACAATGCCATTTCACTCACTATTACATatgttaaaataaaatgtgatctGTGTGAGATAAGCGATGTCACCGCTGGTCATCTGATTTGATATACAAAAAGGTAAATAGTGTGGTGATATGATCAAATTTCTTTGCTTTTGTTGCTGCATTTTGACGCATTCACACTAACATTATCGATTCATCTTCATTGACGGGATCCTGAAAAGAAAACACACTGCATGATGGtttttttttcgggggggggggggggggggggggctgttttcAAATGAAATATAATCATAAGTTCATTAATGACCTGACTGCCTCAGAGAAATAtttgtagaatataaagaaggtgtCACTTTGGGTAATTCTACAGTAACAAATTTTCAATCACATTAAATTTTTAATGGTATGTTAAAATGTGGCCAGATTGTGCCATCACTGTATTTCTGCTGCCGTAGAATTAACCTGTCGATGTGAAATTTGACGAtgtttgtgtgaaagactgaaaccGCCTGGTGCGCTGGATGAGACTTCAGGCTAACTTTTCTGCAGTATTACTGTAGTACAGATTAGCGTTTGAGTATTCAGCATGGCATACACACTACTGTGACGATGACCAGGTACGCTTCTGCTGACACTTTTGGTGATGGTGGTGTGACTGTTTTCACTAACTCTCCATTTATCTGATTTCTCTTGCTTCTTCAGATGTATGCCAATGCTGAGGTATTTATTCTTTACTTCCTTCTTTTTGCCAGTAATCTACTTCAGTGCTTGGGTTTCCTCATGGCCTTGTTGCTTTGTGCTATTGCTAGTTTATAGAAgggtttatttttatcttttgcttTTATGGGGTTGCTTAGTTGAACAATTTAACAATTTCAGATGATAAATCATGTTGTTGGTGAGGAGAAATGTATCCTCGAGGTGACACATGAGGAGACTTACaactttcagtggtgggcacagctaacctaaaagttagctaaAATAGCCGCTAATCCGCGAACTGAGATGAGGCTAAACTGATAAAGTGCTAAAAACATTTCACAGAAGGTAACTTTTATTAATAAATTTATAGCTATGGTgtgttttgttcatttattttgcgataaaaccctgaaaaacaccACTAAAGAGCTGgaatttttaatattttgaagCATAAAAAAGGAGGTTCCCAAAAAGTTTATCACGCCAAGATCAGATAATCAAGATGTACACAGATAATTAAAATTAAAGTGCTCATTTCCATTCTACATATGGTTTATTCACAGTAAAGTttgttcagcttctccctttttcactcaAGGTCACCAGAGGCCGACATGTTGATTTGTCACTAGATTCATGCCGGATGTCCTTCTTATGCAACTCAGCATTACGCAGACAATGGGCCGCTGGTCTTATTAAAACCAGGAATCTTCTGCTTTGGATGTGAGTGCATGAAGCACTGGGCCACCACGCAGCCCTATGCAGGACAAAAAGGTGTAAATAAGAAATACAGATGGAAAATTTGTTTAATGATCTAATCGGGCATTGGTCTGGCTTGACCTTTTGCTGCTCCGTCTCCTGGAGGTGATGATGGTTACCTTTGCATGACGTCAGTTGTTTGGATTAATGTGTCCCCAAATAAGCACGTTGTAAGCTCCAGCAGGAACAAATATACCACATGacgaactgtgcccactactgacaactttatacaaccccaattccaatgaagttgggacgttgtgagaaatgtaaataaaaatagaatacaatgatttgaaaatcctcttcaacctgcaatcaattgaatacaccacaaagacaaaatatttaatgttcaaactgataaactttattgtttttgtggtaatattttctcattttgaaatggatgcctgcaacacgtttcaaaaatgttTGAACGGAGCAACAAAAAatggggaaagttgatgaatgctcaaagaacacctaattggaaacaggtgaatgtcatgattgggtataaaaggagcatccccaaaaggctcagccgttcacaagcaaagatggggcgaggatcaccactttgtgaacaactgcatgaaaaaatagtccaacagttcaagAAGAATGTCTCTCAatggttcaattgcaaggaatttagggattccatcatctacagtccataatataatcagaatattcagagaatctggagaactttctaaacaTAAGCagcaggctgaaaaccaacattgatgcccatgaccttcgatccctcaggatgcactgcattaaaaaccgacattgtgtaaaggatcaggaacacttcagaaaacattgtcattaacacagtttgtcgctacatctacaagtgcaagttaaaactctaccatgcaaagtgaaagccacacatcaacaacatccagaaacgctgccgccttttcTGGgaacgagctcatttgaaatggacagacacaaagtggaaaggtgtgctgtggtctgatgagtccacatttcagactgTTTTTGGGAatcatgtgttgggaaagtgtaatgacacggaccccacAGGGgccgtaatgaacggacaatgaaaatgccaaaatataacaatttaatgttgtgaaaatgtgcacaatacAGATGCTGtttttaggtaacagtcaattaaatcacagatgacgtgtgggcaggctcgaggataggagatgcctgtccagagaagatccgggccccacacgatttccactgccaacggagacctgcaacaaacCAGAGCCGCCGAGTCCTGAGTCCCTAGGTGGCCacagcctccagctgtcagatctggtactgctggcaggaagaacagacagattATGGTGggcgtgtgaacacccagtaaacagtcaaccAACAAACACAGTTCCTTCTggtggaaaaacctccacctcctgaattcagttactcagagtacgTGCAGATCCTTATGTAACACTCAAGTTTTGGATTGAgaagcgggaacgccaactcctcccaaTGTCCACAAACTCAGCAACCAGCTGTGTGTATACAAAAGGTTACAGCTGCAAAGACTCAGATGCAAAAACGTTACAACTACGAGCtcagaagtaaagacgttacaaGTGACAAGCTTAGCTGTAAAATTGTGTGCGAACGGCActgaacggctgagagtttaccttgtaGGTGAgcagatttctcggcagggaggtggagttgctgtctgGCTTTTATGGGTAGTGTGGATAAtgaagtgatgagtgacagctgtcactaccgGAGCTCCAGGATGCTCCTAGGAGGtggctgtgccctctggtgcctgaagcctgccttcaggcagggtgccctttggtgttgggccagcagtacctcctcttctggtggcccacacaacatcatggACGTcgagtcctctggacaaaagaggtaaaagaccatccagattgttaccagcacaaagttcaaaagccagcatctgtgatggtatgggggtgtgttagtgcccatggcatgggcaacttacacatctgtgatggcaccatcaatgctgaaaggtacatccaggttttggagcaacacatgctgccatccaagcaacgtctttttcagggacgtccctgcttatttcagcaagacaatgccaagccacattctgcacgtgttacaacagcgtggcttcgtagtaaaagagtgcaggtactagactggcctgcctgcagtccagacctgtcacccattgaaaatgtgtggcacattatgaagcgcaaaatacaacggagaccccggactgttgaacaactgaagtcatacatcaagcgagaatgggaaagaattccacctacaaagcttcaacaattagtgtcctcagttcccaaacgcttattgagtgttgttagaaggaaaggtgatgcaacacagtggtaaacataccactgtcccagcttttttgaaacgtgttgcaggcatccatttcaaaatgagcaaatatttgcacaaaaacaataaagtttatcagtttgaacattaaatatcttgtctttgtggtgtattcagttgaatataggctgaagaggatttgaaaatcactgtattctgtttttatttacactttacacaacgtcccaacttcactggaattggggttgtatacaaaaGAAGTTACTTTACATTGTGTCCCATTCACTGACTGGTTTTCTCCTCCTTCAGCCCAACAAATCATTGCAAGGCCCCCCAGGAGCCCCAGGACCAGAGGGTCCACGAGGCCCCACAGGAGAAGACGGCAGAGATGGAAGAGATGTAAAGACATGGACTTCACGCAGAACAAATTGCTACATGCTTCCTTTGACTGATTTCTAGTCACCATCATCATAATCTCTGCCTTCTTTGACTATATTTTTTAATCTACAGGGTCTTCCGGGGTCTCCTGGCAGTCCAGGCTCTCCTGTAAGTATGAAATGATGGAACCACAAGAATCTAGAATGTCCAACAGCCACAATACTTTCAAATTAAAGGAGACATTTGCCATTTTTCAACCTCAACtctgtttttagatgtttttggggGACATCCTTTCACTTGGGACAAAGATAAGTTAAGAacacagtgctaaaataccctcggccatatgagccttgtgttctttataatttgcagttgtttaattaattattaagctcctattgtcttacatacaatttgtacatgtttaataaagcccctctatcaatcaatattTAAATTATAAAAGGCATCTGCATGAGTGTTTACATGACAAGATGCACATGTATGTGCGTtgttgacaagagtggaagttgggcaaatcaaggaatatttgaagATCACCCTTTGTGCATATGCAGGTATTATGTGACAAATTTAGCTCCATAGGAATTTAGCTTTGCATTAGCGGACATGAGCATTAGCGCTACTGTTGTGCTAATGTTACTGCGCTGCTCTACACTGAGGCATTAAAATTTCGACTGCTGAGAAAGGGCTTTGTACAGGGGCTGGACAGTATGAGTGATTGCAATTCAGTTGCAGTCACTCAGTGGACACTAGTACCGAGGAGGACTGCTAGGCTAAGGCAAGTGGCCAAATGTATAATCAACAGTTTTAAAATATTTGCTTAAATTTAGTGAGGCAATTGGTTTCCCCCATTCAGTGGCAATAAGAAATGGTTTACTCTGAGTAAATAATTGTTTTCACCAGTTTTCCTTCTACTATGAAATTAACATAAGATTACTTAAACATAAGTATTAACTGGTGTTGATCAAAAACAACAATGAGGGAAAGAGAGAAATGTGTTTTACTGGTGCTGTgtcttttttccctttttgtaGGGCAGCAAAGGGGAACAGGGGGAGATTGGTCTTCCTGGACAGCGAGGACTGCCAGGTCTTCCAGGATCTGCTGTATGGATCTCCTCCACTGGAACATTTTTTTATCTATCAAAATATTTCCATCCACAAATGAGTAGATATATGGAGATACAGAAGAATTTGACTGTCAAAACCTACAAGCCAAATTGCCACAAATAGTAGTTCTTGAATGTCCTCAGCCAGTTGATTTGAACAGTGCCATGGCCATCATATAGTATGGTGGAGAAACCACTAACACATCGCAAGACAGCACCATAACCTCTTCTAGATGTGACAaaatatttgcaagaatctcaatAAATGGCCATGATGTCAAATATCTTAAAAAGGACACTGtgtgtactgtattttctgcacAATATTCCACACTGGAGTGGACatgtctgtccaaaaatgcctcaTGAAGAGGGGAAAATATATGTAAGTCACACTGGTCTGAAAGTCACATTTATTCCTTCATGCAACACAAAGCAAAATGAATTTTGTCAGATTATTaatttataacacaaacactgcattaaatttgtgcaagtgaaCATTTTCAAATTGCTATACATTTTTTGTTAGCCCCACCATCGAAACAAGTGGCATGGCAAGTAGTATGAAGGATTTATTCTCTATATTCAAGAGTgtgatctttcagtttgagagcatgatttattaattttgatAGTTCTCTAAGATCCAGCACatccttttatttcctttttGATTTATAGTGGTGTAATGTTGGAAATTGTAATAAACTCCCCAGCTACATCATGGTGTGACATTGTGTTTGGGCCATTACAAAACAAAGAATTTGTCCACTTCTCTCTTTTCCCTTTGGGGTCACAACAGCAGATAAGATGTGTatcagcatgttgatttggcacacttttcatgagggccccttcacacatagtatgaatgtggttgaattgcgcacaAAGCCGGAAATGTATGTAATTCATGTAAAaatgtagctgcctctaacgccacgTACAGCTGTCGCTACAAATCAGAGCTGCATTCAACGCCTCGTACATgtgtcactacaactatttgcacacaccagtggctgaaagaaagAGTGTGCCctatgagagcccattcgatcccctcgtggcaggtgtcggccaagttccaggtgacacacatgaacatctaacaccgctcacttggcacttacaaaaatgtgtggccattcacgctgttaacacgaaaatagtcagcagacgatcactttcgagctggctgtgaaatttgtttaagtgccaccacaagtgtggtgttgcaaaacagcaacCTACATGTGGCGGATGTGTggcggacagggggcgtggccgccAACAGCCGCAGCTTTTGAGATCTCTAGTTCGGGacatcatggctggggaacatgtaccgtgtttggacggacatgaacttacaactgtccactgatgcgtgtgtctgcttgctgtcctcatgtggacatacataaaaacatatatagctGTCgcgatgggctgcagtgagcgagtgcacagcgtgcacactgacaggctaccccaggtgaaacggccgtcagatcataacatgcagtgaaCGATCTGAAATGTCAGGAAAAAGGGTTGTAAAAAAAttgtaagctgaatttatttattcatgctgtcattatggtgaAACTgagcgctatacgaggtctgttagaaaagtatccgacctttttatttattttttttaaaaacctgatggatttgaatcacgtgtgcttgcatgagccaaccttgaaccttcgtgcgcatgcgtgatttttttcacgcttgtcggctgcatcatttgcttgtaagcagcctttgtgtgaggatgggtggagtctctcatcgtttttttttttttgcaaggaaatggcggaacgactggagcagtgcgactgcatcaaattttgccagaaactgggcgacagccaggtggtaaccattcggattattcagacggctttcggtgacgagcctatgggcatcacacagattaaggagcagtacaaccggtttaaagacggccgcacaacggtggagagcgcgctgtgGTCCAGGCAGCCATCACCATGctgaaatgaacagatcatttcaaagtgaacgctgtggtgatgtgggaccgtcgtgtgactatccgagaaattgcggaagaggtggacattagcactttttcggcacattccactgtgacagaagattttgcaatGAAAAGAGTTGCTGATGGCGCAAGCAAAACGCCCACCCAtgtttgaagtctcacaggatatgttgtgacatgctccaCCCTCGTCACAATTtcccggatagtcacacgactgaaaagccaccgaaagccgtctgaaatcttccgaatggtgcaagagctgggcatgtcacaacatgtcctgtgagatttcAACACGGTGCCACTTTTGccgcgccatcagcttcgtgccggtGAATTTcgttgcaactcttttcatggcaaaatcttctgtcacagtggaatgtgccgaaaaagtgctgatgtccacctcttccacaatttctcggatagtcacacaacggtcccacatcaccacagcgttcattttggaaatgatctggtcatttcagcatgttgatggctgcccagagcgcggtgcgctctccaccgttgtgtggccatctttaaactggttgtaccgctccttaatctgtgtgatgcccataggatcgtcaccgaaagccgtctgtataatccgaatggtttccacctggatgtcgctcagtttctggcaaaatttgatgcattcgcgctgctccagtcgttccgccatttccttgcaaagaaaaaacgacaagagactccacccatcctcacacaaaggcttcttacaagcaaatgacgcaatccacaggcgtgaaaaagttcactcatggtcacaaaggttcaaggttggctcatgcaagcacacgtgattcaaatccatcaggtttttaaaaaaaataaaaaggtcggatacttttct is a genomic window containing:
- the LOC117501531 gene encoding collagen alpha-1(IX) chain, with protein sequence MRKKLAKTGQAEYNYITEDNREITNEEETKSHIANYYKDLYRTREELDLSRLDGDTVCPPMRSGQDDLPGFDLITQFQLDVIPLKGVRKVDGSTSLQVAYRLDREANFQIPTMLNFPRGFPDEYSFMATFRMIKNTVNKVWNLWQIVDEDGHKQAGVRLNGDQQALEYFLMGDDGNLQTVTFPGLSVLFNTKWHKVMIGVERDQVTLYVDCQPVDRKPIKGKGPVNTEGDTLIGRLEADPETSVVFELQWMLIHCDPKRAQRESCSELPSRLLPAQPNKSLQGPPGAPGPEGPRGPTGEDGRDGRDGLPGSPGSPGSPGSKGEQGEIGLPGQRGLPGLPGSAGPIGPMGPRGPVGERGLPGFPGPAGPPVRSSD